Below is a genomic region from Daphnia pulicaria isolate SC F1-1A chromosome 10, SC_F0-13Bv2, whole genome shotgun sequence.
ACTTTACGTTAAGGcctacaaatatttaaaatttgagcCCAACTATAGCAAGGAatcgaaattttaaattatacaaTGAATTAAATTCCACCTACTATTTAAAATACTAATGctcattattttaaatatttataatatatTTAACAGATACCTATgtcaaataattcaaacagTAACGTGAAATACGACGAATAAACGAAACTGCAAACAAATACTAcgattgaattatttaaaaaaaaaaaaaaacgatccgcGGAAAAGGATTGATTGTAAAGTTTCTAACCGTGCTTCTGGCTAAAAAGCTATCCTtagataaaataagaaatagaacaGAACAAGAAATTTCCGCGAAAGAAGTGTTTTCAAATGTGACGGACGGCGCCGAAAATcgtattaaaaatatttttccaatggtTCCAATTTAACGATTGTTTCGCTCACTTCCCACAATTTTTTGGCAATTCCAACATCTTGAGCCAGCTTTGAAGGTTTAACAATctgatttgaaacaaataaatgttctTTGTAGAGCATACTTTACATAAGGACATGGGGATACGAGGctataaagaaaaattgttggGAAATAGCTAACCTTGCAATCTCGGAAATATTGTCCTGTCACGTTTGTAACATCGTCAGCAACCGCCAAATAAATTGTGGTTTGTGCGCCTTCTCTTGGTGACTAGAATattagaaagaaatttttaaaaattattaagccTGAACTTTGCTATTCAATCACCAAATTGCTTTTCTAAGTTTAACGAACACACCTTCAGAAAAGGAGCGAACAATCTCATAAAAATGTTTGCTACGATGGAAAAACGACCAAACTCGGTTAACACTGCTCCTGGGTGCAGAGAGTTCACAGTAACAGCTTTTCctattttaaacaattttttaaaagaaaaaagggcgcaTACAGTAGAATTTTATGACTatacaattaattttaaaattga
It encodes:
- the LOC124314263 gene encoding retinol dehydrogenase 14-like — its product is MQKGLMIETGEKEQEETRVINVSADLSFLCRNLNLDDLNFSRDSTAGTLLAPLKIYGASKLCNILFSVELSNKLQSHGKAVTVNSLHPGAVLTEFGRFSIVANIFMRLFAPFLKSPREGAQTTIYLAVADDVTNVTGQYFRDCKIVKPSKLAQDVGIAKKLWEVSETIVKLEPLEKYF